In Chitinophaga oryzae, the sequence TATTTCTCCGGGATTTTTTATTGGTTATACGGGGAAGTTAACGTACGTTTGTAACCACAATTGGTTGTTCTGTTCATGCAGAACATTAAAAGGGAATCCGGTGCGAGACCGGAGCTATCCCCGTAGCTGTAATCCTGCCGCCGGCCAATACCGGCAACGTTTTTCCGGAGTGCGCTCCATACCACTGTCTGCTGTCGCAGATGGGAAGGTTTCCGGAAAAGCAGGAGAGCCAGAAGACCTGCCAGCTGTGATCACCATTCGTCGCTTTCGGGTGAAAGGCTCAAGAATGTAGGCCCTGCCGGCTTTATATTCACGTATTTGTTTTTTTTGTTTCACCTGCGTGCAGGTACAGGAGAAGAAACCTGTACTGTTTCTTAGGCTGTCACAAGAGCAGCAATAGCAGCAAATTGTTTTTAAGTTGAAAACAAAATAGAAAACCCTTGCCATGTTTGAAGGCCCGGATGCCCTATGATGTGTTTTTTTTTATTAAAAATAACCACACAATTTGTAAACTATGAAATCAATCAAGTGTTTGGCCCTGGCGGCCTCGCTGCTAACCCTGTTTGCCGCCTGTAAAAAAGAAAATGCAGATTCCGGATTAGGACTGCACCCCAAAGAAAACGCTGTGACCGCGCAGGCTGGCATGAACGCATTCGGGAAATATGAAAACGGTTTCCTGATGGTACATGAAGGACAGTACGGTGTCAACAACGGCGATCTCTGGTACTATAGCTATGACAGTAACAAGGTGGCAAAAGACATCTACAAAAAGGAAAACCCCACGAAGAACCTGGGACCTACTACCTCCACACTGCAGTTTGCCTCCATCTTTAACAACAAGGTATATATGGTGGTGAAAGTAGGAGGGCCGCTGGTAGCAACGGATGCGCATACACTCGTGGAAACGGGCAGGATTGCCAATCTGCCGCAGAGCGAAGGCTATGCTTTTGTAGGGGTGGATGCATCGAGAGGCTTGCTGAGCGCGGTAGACGGCGTGTACCGCATCAGTCTTTCCGGTCCCACGCTGGGCACTAAAGTGGCGGGCATCAACGGTCCTGCAGGTGATATGCTGCTGGCGGGCAACTATGTATTTGTAATGACCAAAGACGACGGGGTAGTGGCGCTGAATGCTTCCGACTACAGCATCGCAAAAAAATTCGGTATCGGCGACGCCGGCTTCGCCCGCACCAACGACGGCACTGTATGGGTAACCGGTAAGGATTCGCTCGTAGCGATTAATCCCACTTCGCTGGCGGTGTCCCGCGTGAAGCTGCCTTTCGCTACCACCAACCCGTGGGCTTACCTGTCCTGGCGCTCCGGTTCACTGACTTCCAACGGCACCGCTGTGTTTATCGCTGAGCGTAAGTCAACCGCCGGTATCGGTGGCAACATCGAATATGGCGGCACAAAATTATACCGTTATGTGCCCGGCAATGCAGCGTCCCTGTCAGCGCCCTTCCTGACGGTACCTTCCGGCCAGTATTTTTACGGTTCTGCCGTACGGTATAACGCGGCGCGTAATGAACTGCTCGTGATCACGCTCACTGACGAATTTGGCGCCAGTAACGATAACCGCTGGCTGATGTACGACCCCGGCACTGCTGCGCTGAAAGAAACAGTGAGGTATTCCGGATACTATTTTCCGGCATTACCGGTATTCTATTGATCTGCTTTTTCTTCTCCCTCAAACCTTAAATCATATGAAAAATTTCTATTGGCAGGCATTAACCCTGGCCACCCTGTTGTTCTCGGCTTCCTGCCGTAAAGATGCTTTGACCGATGAGTGGAAGACCTCCGAAGTCTCCCGTACCGCTCTTGTCAGCCATGTGACGGTCAGACCGGCCACGCTGACCAGCAGTCCGCTGATCAGTACCGTATACACATATATGCCGGCACCGGGGCAGTTCATCAATGAATCCGGCCTGGGCTCCGTTACCGCCGCGCAGGCGCTGGTGGGCAGCACTACCAACATGGTGTCGCTGGGCAACTACGGTGGTTACATCGTTTTCGGTTTTGACCATTCCGTAGTAAACGGCGCAGGGGCAGATATCGGCATCTATGGCAATCCGTCAGGCCCTACGTACCAATGGTCTGAGCCGGGTATTGTAATGGTGAGCCAGGACCTCAACGCCAACGGCATCCCCGACGACCCCTGGTATGAACTGGCAGGCAGCGAATACAGCGCTTCCGGTACCGTTAAAAATTACAGCGTCACGTATTATAACCCTCATGCCGCCGGTACCAATGTTAACTGGAAAGACAACCAGGGCAACAGCGGTTATGTACAGGCCAACGCCTGGCATACGGCCAACAACTACTATCCGGCTATGGCGCCTAACCAGGACTCCGTGACTTTTACCGGCACCAAACTGGTAAACACGCTGACGTCCGGCGGTATCCTTACCAACCTGGCTTTCGCCTGGGGGTATAGTGACAGCTATTCCGGTGAGTACGCCACGCTGGGGTACAATACGGTGGATATTGCCAACGCTGTGAATGCGAGCGGTCAGGCGGTGACGCTGAACGCCATTGATTTTGTAAAGGTATATACCGGCCAGAACTGCAATGCAGGCGCTATGTTGGGAGAGATTTCCACAGAAGTGAGAGGAGCGCGTGATTTACATTTATAATCTCCGCTTTGAAACAACGGCTACCTTGCTTATAGCACAACAAAGCCCGGGGCACTAGCCCCGGGCTTTCAATAATTCCTCGATGAACGCCGCCTGTTGCGGATAAATCATTTTTTTAGCGGTCTCCGCATCGAACCATGCAGCCCTGTCTATTTCGGGGAACTGTTTCTTTTTGCCGGAACGGGGTGGCCATTCTATTTCAAACAGGTTGCTGACAATTTTTTCCGGATCGAGATCGCCTTCGGTGGCCCAGCAGAGCACTTGTTTACCGCTCTTCTGCCGGATGGGCTGCAGGGGCACGAACGTTCCCTCCGGGCGGTAGCCGGTTTCCTCTTCAAACTCCCGGATAGCCGCCTGCAGGGGCGCTTCACCGGGCCCTATTTCTCCTTTGGGTATGCTCCACCAGCCGGCATCTTTTGTCCGGAAGAAAGGACCGCCGGGATGTACCAGGAAGTACTCCGTTATTTTTTTGTTTTTCCTGTAGAGCAGAATGCCCGCACTTTGTTTCATGGGCTTACTTTTTTCCCGAAAGAGGGGAGCGGTTTACCGCCGGGTGGCAGCCTGGTATTTTATGGCGGCGATTTTTTCCTGCACCCGCTGCAGTCTTTCTGCCAACGGAAAATCCCCGTTTATCTCCAGGACGGGTATTTTCAGTTGAGCGATCTGTTTTTTATGCAGGGTAAGGCTGCGGCCGGAGAAGCCGGGCTCGTCGTAGCGGGCGGCCCAGGCGATAAAAGCGGCGCTTTCTTTTTTGAGCCACGGGTCGGATTCCAGCAGGGAGCCATAGCGTTGTTTTTCCCGGAGGATGAGCCGCTGCATCCGGATGTCGGGGGGCAGCCACAGGAAAACGGCGAGGTCAAACAGGCCGGGGATGGTGGGGTCCCAGTTGAGCACAGAACCGGCCACTACCACTTTATCGTGCTGGTGAAGGGCTTCCAGGAACAGTTTGTTCCGTTCGGCCGGGTCGCGTTTGGTTTCGTACGGACGTTCAGTCTTAAGCCAGTAGTAATGGTCCGCGTCCAGCTGCTCGTAGCCGTTTTCTCTGGCAAATGCTTTGGCCAGGGTGCTGGCGCCGGCGCCGGAAGCTCCGAAAATAATGATCTTCATGTTGGTGGATTGCTTTGGGTGTTACGATCGGATATAACAAATATACTCATATCTTTTTTTTATCATGACAAGGATCATGATAAGCTGGTGAAAATAAAAATGGCGGGACCGAAGTCCCGCCAAACTGCTTCACAATTGAAAAAAAGTGGGATTAACAAATCGGGGGTAATTCAACAGTCAAAAAAATCATGACAACCTTAACACAAAATCAATAACTTTTAGGGTCAACGGTTGGGGGCAGTACAGGCATGGACCCGGATGGAACCGGCCCATGCTCCGTAGCTGTATCCCCTTTGGGGACATTGCATCAATGAGGATGGGGTTTTTTCTAACAAACTTTTCCTCGGTTTTTAACACATTCCTTTAAGTCAACTTCCGGGTTGTAACCAATCCCTGCTGTAGCCTCCGGCTATTGCCTCCTTGCCTGGCTTCAGCCGGGTGAATAAGCTGGATAAAAGGCCTCCTGAGCGGTTTTTCCTGCCAATCCCTTTCGGATGGTTTACAGGCGCAAAATTACCAGTAGGTTCATAATCAGTCAACTGTGTAATTACGCAGGTTGTGATATTATTTTTATTTTTATGCCAAAAAACGAATGGATTCTGATAAGCCAGGGCACTATTCCAAAACATTTATTACCGACGTACCGGCTGACCTGAGCAGTCCGGAGGCACAGCATTTCAAGAAAACCATCCGGCGGTTCCCGGATGAGGCGATTTATATCTATTCATTCAAGGAAAACCGCATGATGTACGCCGATGGCTGGGAGCCGCTCCTGGGCTACCGGGATGATGAAATCACCATGATGACCATCGTCAACATCACGGCGCCGGAATACGCGCCTTTCTCCAATGAGCTGAACGATAAGGCGCTGATGTTTTTACACAACAAAACAAAAGACCTCGAGCAATACAGCTTTACCATTGAGCTGAAAAAGATCCATAAAGACGGTACGCATGTACCGCTGATTTCCAAAGTAGGGGTGTTTGCCACGGAAGAAGGGCGGGTAACAGCCATCATCGGGCATTCCCAGAAAAATGAGAGTATCCAGCTGGGCAATGTGATGCGCTACGCGGCCTATGGCCCCGAAAAATCGGCCTTTGAGGAAGAGCTGAATAAACAGCTGTTCCGCCACTACGCCATCTCCGAAAAGGAAAAAGAGGCTTTATCGCTTGTAGCGGAAGGGTTTTCCTTCAAAGAGATCGCCGCCCGCTTCGGGGTGTCCCAATCGGCCATCGAAAAACGGATCATCCCGATGTATAAGCGTTTTGAAGTGAAGAGCCTGACGCACCTGATCAGCTTTGCATACGCAAATCATATTCTGCCTTAGCAGGGGCTTCGTTGTATAACTGGAGATTGAGAGACAGCAGTTTCTCTTTCTCCACACCGATACCGGTGAGCATGTCCTGCCATCTTTCCGACAGTTTCCGGGAGGCGTCGTCATCGCCCAGTACCCAGATCACATTGGTCTGCCGCAGCACCGTGCGGTTAATATCGTTGGTGGAGAAGGTATCGACAAAGCTCAGGAACCGTTCGGGGCTGATGATATCTTCCTTGATCGGGTCTCCCGGATTAATATCATCGATGACAAGAATGGAAGCTTTGCGCCAGGTCCACAGTACGTTGGCCGCGCTGTCGTCGTCATGTTCAAAGAACATGCAGTACAGTTTCATGGCGGAGGTATATACGGCGGAGCGGTGGCGGATAGACATTTCTGTAGCGATAGCCACGCTCAGGCTTGTTTTGCCGCTGCGTTTAGGGCCAAAGAGGAACAGGTGCATGCCCTGTTCCTTGTTGTCCAGGAAACGGCGCACCAGCGCGATGTTTTCTTCCGGGATATGTTTGGTGCTCCACTGGCTCAGCCTGAACTGGAAAGGATAGGAGGGCACCTGCAGGTACATTTTAGTGAGATACCAGTAATAGGCCGGGTAAAGCACCAGCAGGGTAAGCACTGCCAGCACCGCCATCGCAATTGTCGTATAGGCGCAAAGGATAGAGGCCATAAAGGCGCCTGACCAGAAATACATCAGGTCGGTGACGGTATCAAAGGCAATGTTGCCCCAGGCGGGCTGAAAGATATAGCTGCTCCTGGACTTGCCGGACAGCAGCGGGCCGAGGAAGTTAAAGATTTCGAAGGTCAGCCAGAACAGGCTCACTGCCAGTGCGGCGTAGAGGGAGGCCTGTTGCTCCGGAAGGTGTCTTTTCAGGACCAGGTATCCCACAAAGGTGGGGATGAAGCCCAGGGAGAAGTGCCCGAACTGGTTGGCCAGCCAGGTATAGGTCAGCGTCACTCCGCGGTAGGAGTCTTTGCCGATCAGATCTGCTTTCAGTTGGCGGACGATATCTTTGCCTGTAATCACTTTTTTCATGAGTAGCCTTGGGTATTAGGGTTCCGCATTATGAATGGCAAATATAATGTGTTCCCGGAAAATGAATCTTTGAAAGAATGCTGTAGCTTTGGTTTCCTATGACAAAAAAATATAGTCAGCTCAGGGCCGGCCTGGTGATGGCCCGGGCAAGCCTGATCGCTACCCTTCGAAGCCCTACTTCGGTTGTATTCGCCCTGTTGTTTCCCATCATTTTTGTGACGGTGTTCGGCGCCATGGTAGATAATACTGCGGTGAAAATCCCTGTAGCCATCGCTCCCGGCAGCGATACCAGCAGTCCTGTATACCATGCTTTAAAAGAGATCAGTATTTTCAGCCTGTCGAAAGAAACCGACTCGCTGGCGCAACTTAATGCCCTGAAGAAAGGACGCATAGCCGGTATCATTCATGTGCCGGCGCCGGTGCTCACTTCGCCGGTACCTCAATATGGACTTACCCTGTTCAGCTCCGGTGCTGTGGCTGATAAACGCCCGCTGATACAGGCAGCGCTGCAGGAAGTAACCAGCCGCATCAACCAGCAGGTGCTGCAGGGGCAGCCCGTCGCCGCAAAGCTCGACGTGGTAACGGTCCCCGGCCGCGTATACCGCCAGATCGATTTTATCCTTCCGGGACAGCTGGGCTTCTCCCTGTTAATGGCGGGCGTATTCGGTTCCGCCTTCCTGCTGTTCAACCTGCGGCATACGCTGGTGTTGAAACGCATTTTCGTAACACCTGTCAGCCGCGCCTCCCTGCTGTTTGGAGAGATGATGAGCCGCCTCGTGTTTCAGATCATTTGTTTTATCATCATCACTGCATTGGGTTATTTCGCGTTTGACTTCACGCTGGTCAACGGTATCCTCACTTTCCTGGAGATGCTGCTGCTGTCGGTGTTCGGACTGGTGATCTTTACCGGCATCGGTTTTATGATCAGCGGCGTTATCCGCAACGAAAGCTCCATCGCCCCGGTGGCCAATACCATCACGGTACCGCAGATATTGCTGTGCGGCCTCTTTTTCCCGGTAGAAAACTACCCGGTATGGCTGCGCACTTTCTGTGAATACCTGCCCCTCACTTTCTTTGTGGACGGCCTGCGGAAGATCGCCTTTGAAGGCGCGCATATCTGGCAGGTGCCCGTGCAGCTGGGCGGACTGACCGTATGGGCAGCTATTGTTGCTGTGTTGTCTGTAAAGATGTTTAAATGGGAATAACGCAGGGAATTACGAATTACGAATTACGAATTACGAATTACGAATTGAGGGTTCTTTCCTGGAGCGGTTACTTAATAACCTTCCTGAAAAAGAACCCTCAATTCGTAATTCGTAATTCGTAATTCGTAATTCTCAATTGACTTCCAGGTCGTTCATCGCCGGGAGTTTCGGGAACGGTGCATGTGGCTCGCGCTGGTACCAGTACACAACGCTGCTGATATCGGACTGTTGCGGCAGATAGCGGCCGCCACTGCGCCAGCCCAGGTCCTGAATAGTCACTTTCAGCTCTTTTTCAAAGCGGACAGGGTCCATGATATGCCAGCGGTACAACCCAAAGCGCTGCTGTGATTTATACAGCCCGTCAGGACGTATCACCTGCGGTAACCCGGCATAGGGCGTGGAGAACTCCTGGTATTTTCCTTTGAGGTCGAAATTATACGACCCGCAGAAATAATCTTCTGTGCCTGTGCCGCAGATGGTAGGATATTTATTGTCGCCGTCCATGAAGAACTTGATCTCTCCTTCTCCCCACCAGCCGTTGTTATTGACACCCCAGGCAAGATAAGTGCCTACGTACTGGCCTTTGCCGCGGATACCGTCTACCAGGGTGTAAACGGCGTCTTTCACCGGGTTGTTGCGCCGGAACTGCGCATGGAAATAACCCGCATCTTCCGGAACAGTGGTCAGCGTATAGTCGACCTGGTAGTACAGCGTCATTTTTTCCGTGTTGATATTTTCCATGGTGATCCGGCATTTTTTCCGGAAGGGCATAGACCAATAGCAGTTGAAAGCGCTGCCGGGGTTGACGCACACCGCGAGCGAATTGATGTGGGCATAT encodes:
- a CDS encoding AAA family ATPase — translated: MKIIIFGASGAGASTLAKAFARENGYEQLDADHYYWLKTERPYETKRDPAERNKLFLEALHQHDKVVVAGSVLNWDPTIPGLFDLAVFLWLPPDIRMQRLILREKQRYGSLLESDPWLKKESAAFIAWAARYDEPGFSGRSLTLHKKQIAQLKIPVLEINGDFPLAERLQRVQEKIAAIKYQAATRR
- a CDS encoding DUF5074 domain-containing protein, with translation MKSIKCLALAASLLTLFAACKKENADSGLGLHPKENAVTAQAGMNAFGKYENGFLMVHEGQYGVNNGDLWYYSYDSNKVAKDIYKKENPTKNLGPTTSTLQFASIFNNKVYMVVKVGGPLVATDAHTLVETGRIANLPQSEGYAFVGVDASRGLLSAVDGVYRISLSGPTLGTKVAGINGPAGDMLLAGNYVFVMTKDDGVVALNASDYSIAKKFGIGDAGFARTNDGTVWVTGKDSLVAINPTSLAVSRVKLPFATTNPWAYLSWRSGSLTSNGTAVFIAERKSTAGIGGNIEYGGTKLYRYVPGNAASLSAPFLTVPSGQYFYGSAVRYNAARNELLVITLTDEFGASNDNRWLMYDPGTAALKETVRYSGYYFPALPVFY
- a CDS encoding AAA family ATPase yields the protein MKKVITGKDIVRQLKADLIGKDSYRGVTLTYTWLANQFGHFSLGFIPTFVGYLVLKRHLPEQQASLYAALAVSLFWLTFEIFNFLGPLLSGKSRSSYIFQPAWGNIAFDTVTDLMYFWSGAFMASILCAYTTIAMAVLAVLTLLVLYPAYYWYLTKMYLQVPSYPFQFRLSQWSTKHIPEENIALVRRFLDNKEQGMHLFLFGPKRSGKTSLSVAIATEMSIRHRSAVYTSAMKLYCMFFEHDDDSAANVLWTWRKASILVIDDINPGDPIKEDIISPERFLSFVDTFSTNDINRTVLRQTNVIWVLGDDDASRKLSERWQDMLTGIGVEKEKLLSLNLQLYNEAPAKAEYDLRMQS
- a CDS encoding PKD domain-containing protein; the protein is MKNFYWQALTLATLLFSASCRKDALTDEWKTSEVSRTALVSHVTVRPATLTSSPLISTVYTYMPAPGQFINESGLGSVTAAQALVGSTTNMVSLGNYGGYIVFGFDHSVVNGAGADIGIYGNPSGPTYQWSEPGIVMVSQDLNANGIPDDPWYELAGSEYSASGTVKNYSVTYYNPHAAGTNVNWKDNQGNSGYVQANAWHTANNYYPAMAPNQDSVTFTGTKLVNTLTSGGILTNLAFAWGYSDSYSGEYATLGYNTVDIANAVNASGQAVTLNAIDFVKVYTGQNCNAGAMLGEISTEVRGARDLHL
- a CDS encoding glycoside hydrolase family 172 protein; the protein is MKKFLLAIAAACIQLSAYAQQPFNGLDMNMGNLSRLSDAKTRSISPENITGEAGKGGMATPEQGNARHAARELGQGWKVNPYIFIEPGKTVTLAEITGPGAIQHIWMTPTGNWRYSILRFYWDDETTPSVEVPVGDFFGMGWGEYAHINSLAVCVNPGSAFNCYWSMPFRKKCRITMENINTEKMTLYYQVDYTLTTVPEDAGYFHAQFRRNNPVKDAVYTLVDGIRGKGQYVGTYLAWGVNNNGWWGEGEIKFFMDGDNKYPTICGTGTEDYFCGSYNFDLKGKYQEFSTPYAGLPQVIRPDGLYKSQQRFGLYRWHIMDPVRFEKELKVTIQDLGWRSGGRYLPQQSDISSVVYWYQREPHAPFPKLPAMNDLEVN
- a CDS encoding ABC transporter permease, with amino-acid sequence MTKKYSQLRAGLVMARASLIATLRSPTSVVFALLFPIIFVTVFGAMVDNTAVKIPVAIAPGSDTSSPVYHALKEISIFSLSKETDSLAQLNALKKGRIAGIIHVPAPVLTSPVPQYGLTLFSSGAVADKRPLIQAALQEVTSRINQQVLQGQPVAAKLDVVTVPGRVYRQIDFILPGQLGFSLLMAGVFGSAFLLFNLRHTLVLKRIFVTPVSRASLLFGEMMSRLVFQIICFIIITALGYFAFDFTLVNGILTFLEMLLLSVFGLVIFTGIGFMISGVIRNESSIAPVANTITVPQILLCGLFFPVENYPVWLRTFCEYLPLTFFVDGLRKIAFEGAHIWQVPVQLGGLTVWAAIVAVLSVKMFKWE
- a CDS encoding LuxR C-terminal-related transcriptional regulator — its product is MDSDKPGHYSKTFITDVPADLSSPEAQHFKKTIRRFPDEAIYIYSFKENRMMYADGWEPLLGYRDDEITMMTIVNITAPEYAPFSNELNDKALMFLHNKTKDLEQYSFTIELKKIHKDGTHVPLISKVGVFATEEGRVTAIIGHSQKNESIQLGNVMRYAAYGPEKSAFEEELNKQLFRHYAISEKEKEALSLVAEGFSFKEIAARFGVSQSAIEKRIIPMYKRFEVKSLTHLISFAYANHILP
- a CDS encoding NUDIX domain-containing protein; the encoded protein is MKQSAGILLYRKNKKITEYFLVHPGGPFFRTKDAGWWSIPKGEIGPGEAPLQAAIREFEEETGYRPEGTFVPLQPIRQKSGKQVLCWATEGDLDPEKIVSNLFEIEWPPRSGKKKQFPEIDRAAWFDAETAKKMIYPQQAAFIEELLKARG